The Grus americana isolate bGruAme1 unplaced genomic scaffold, bGruAme1.mat scaffold_848, whole genome shotgun sequence genome has a segment encoding these proteins:
- the LOC129201207 gene encoding olfactory receptor 14J1-like has product MFNHSSITEFLLLAFGDTRELQLLHFWLFLGIYLAALLGNGLIITAIACDHHLRTPMYFFLLNLSVVDLGSISTTVLKAMANSLWDTRAISYTGCAAQLFLFVFLLGAEYSLLTVMAYDRYVAICKPLHYRTLLGSRACAHMAAAAWGSGFLNALLHTANTFSLPLCHGNAVDQFFCEIPQILKLSCSDAYLREVGLLVVSACLAFGCFVFIVVSYVQIFRAVLRIPSEQGRHKAFSTCLPHLAVVSLFLSTATFAYLKPHSISSPSLDLVLAMLYSVVPPAVNPLIYSMRNQELKNALRRVIQWVHLQTQ; this is encoded by the coding sequence ATGTTCAACCATAGCTCCATCACTGAATTCCTTCTCCTGGCATTTggagacacacgggagctgcagctcttgcacttctggctcttcctgggcatctacctggctgccctcctgggaaacggcctcatcatcactgccatagcctgtgaccaccacctccgcacccccatgtacttcttcctcctcaacctctctgTAGttgacctgggctccatctctaCCACTGTCctcaaagccatggccaattccctctgggacaccagggccatctcctacacaggatgtgctgcacagctctttctgtttgtcttctTGCTTGGAGCAGAGTATtctcttctcactgtcatggcctatgaccgctacgttgccatctgcaaacccctgcactacaggaccctcctgggcagcagagcttgtgcccacatggcagcagctgcctggggcagtgggtttctcaatgccctgctgcacacggccaatacattttccctacccctctgccacggcaatgctgtggaccagttcttctgtgaaatcccccagatcctcaagctctcctgctcagatgcctacctcagggaagttgggcttcttgtggttagtgcctgtttagcctttgggtgttttgttttcattgtggtgtcctatgtgcagatcttcagggccgtgctgaggatcccctctgagcagggacggcacaaagccttttccacgtgcctccctcacctggccgtggtctctCTGTTTTTGAGCACTGCCACATTTGCATACCTGAAGCCCcactccatctcctccccatcccttgaTCTCGTGTTGGCAATGCTAtactcagtggtgcctccagcagtgaaccccctcatctacagcatgaggaaccaggagctcaagaaTGCCCTGAGGAGAGTGATTCAATGGGTTCACCTTCAGACGCAGTAA